From a single Fulvivirga ulvae genomic region:
- a CDS encoding aminotransferase class V-fold PLP-dependent enzyme: MKTIKQTEYASADVSQLEEKQNGMPENKGAERAFTELERGVYAALETYSNVHRGSGHNSLVSSQLYEHARGVVLEYMGLNKDRYIVIFCSPKRTSELISLLKPGSYQTITSREVGLPLGITAVAVEKKALPKGSPTECGGGTARLVAAGWIIWNTGPDKFEAGTPAIVNVIAFSKALLLLKRYGKDIFKKLQGTDLGITELLYKDELEQYSGVELMEQLRKTLIGLGMIVPTLEGEKPFVNLDNSASTPTFQPIWNTFRQALRLPERRKQDVVREVKAICSEILGAPLDKYDIIFTKNTTESINLVSESLGRSNDRDTEPAVLISLLEHSSNDLPWRMASKKSLVRLPVNAEGFVDLVELENHLREYNQDHKHGKKRIKVVAISGASNVLGTCNDVDKISPIVHKYGARLLVDGAQVVAHRKVEMEKDDIDYMAFSAHKVYAPFGTGVLVAKKGLLNYKPDELRQISTSGEENIGGVASLGKALVILRRIGFDVIHEEEQKLTKMALDGLSKIPNIRIFGITDQNSGSFDKKIGVIVFETKDILHNKLAEEMFQKGGIGVRYGCHCSHLLIKHLLDISPVLEQVQRVVLTVSPKTQLPGVVRVSLGVENTKEDIEILIQVLNKLTNDAKRKPNGEQKKALAQAETDFQKELEEFSQTAIHKVYAYAE, translated from the coding sequence ATGAAAACAATTAAGCAAACTGAGTACGCATCAGCGGATGTAAGCCAACTCGAAGAAAAGCAGAATGGCATGCCTGAAAATAAAGGAGCGGAGAGAGCATTTACCGAGCTCGAACGCGGAGTGTATGCTGCCCTTGAGACTTATTCCAACGTACATCGAGGAAGTGGGCACAACTCATTGGTATCTTCACAACTATATGAGCACGCCAGAGGTGTAGTGCTGGAATACATGGGCCTGAACAAAGACAGGTACATTGTTATTTTCTGTTCACCCAAAAGGACTTCCGAACTGATTTCCCTGCTCAAGCCAGGAAGCTACCAAACCATTACCAGCCGTGAAGTCGGCTTACCATTAGGTATCACTGCTGTTGCCGTAGAGAAAAAAGCCCTTCCCAAAGGTTCACCAACAGAGTGCGGAGGAGGAACAGCCAGACTTGTGGCCGCAGGCTGGATTATCTGGAATACCGGACCAGACAAATTCGAAGCAGGTACACCAGCTATTGTCAATGTTATTGCCTTCAGCAAAGCACTGCTCCTTTTAAAGCGGTACGGAAAAGATATCTTCAAAAAATTGCAGGGCACAGATTTGGGCATAACGGAATTGCTCTACAAAGATGAATTGGAGCAGTACTCAGGTGTGGAACTTATGGAGCAGCTCAGAAAAACCCTGATAGGCCTGGGCATGATCGTACCTACACTGGAAGGGGAGAAGCCCTTTGTTAATCTCGACAACAGTGCCAGTACACCTACATTCCAGCCGATATGGAATACTTTCCGCCAGGCATTGCGCCTGCCCGAGCGAAGAAAGCAGGATGTGGTCAGGGAAGTAAAAGCCATTTGCAGCGAGATCCTTGGAGCTCCCCTGGATAAATACGACATCATCTTCACCAAAAATACTACCGAGTCCATCAACCTTGTGTCCGAAAGCCTTGGCCGTTCCAATGACAGGGACACAGAACCGGCAGTGCTTATTTCATTGCTGGAGCACTCTTCCAACGACCTGCCGTGGCGTATGGCTTCGAAGAAGTCGCTGGTAAGGCTACCTGTAAATGCTGAAGGCTTTGTAGACCTCGTGGAGCTGGAAAACCATCTGAGAGAGTACAACCAGGACCACAAACATGGCAAAAAGCGTATCAAAGTAGTGGCCATAAGTGGTGCTTCCAACGTATTGGGAACCTGCAATGATGTCGATAAAATCAGTCCTATTGTACATAAATATGGTGCACGCCTGTTGGTCGACGGTGCCCAGGTAGTAGCACACCGCAAGGTTGAAATGGAAAAAGACGATATCGACTATATGGCATTCTCAGCCCATAAAGTATATGCGCCATTTGGTACCGGTGTGCTGGTGGCCAAAAAAGGTCTGCTCAACTACAAGCCGGATGAATTGCGACAGATCAGTACATCAGGGGAAGAAAACATCGGTGGTGTGGCATCCTTGGGCAAAGCCCTGGTGATTTTGAGAAGAATTGGTTTCGATGTGATCCATGAGGAAGAGCAGAAGCTGACCAAAATGGCATTAGATGGTTTATCAAAAATACCTAATATCAGGATTTTTGGTATTACCGACCAGAATTCAGGTTCATTCGATAAGAAAATTGGTGTTATTGTATTTGAAACAAAAGACATCCTCCACAACAAGCTGGCCGAAGAGATGTTCCAGAAGGGGGGTATAGGAGTACGGTACGGTTGCCACTGCTCTCACTTACTTATTAAGCACCTGCTTGATATCAGCCCGGTACTTGAGCAGGTTCAGCGAGTTGTGCTTACGGTGTCTCCCAAAACCCAGCTCCCTGGCGTAGTAAGGGTAAGTTTAGGTGTTGAAAATACCAAAGAAGACATCGAAATCCTGATCCAGGTACTGAACAAACTGACCAACGACGCCAAAAGAAAGCCCAATGGCGAACAAAAGAAAGCACTCGCTCAGGCCGAGACCGATTTCCAGAAAGAACTGGAAGAGTTCTCCCAGACGGCTATTCATAAGGTTTATGCTTATGCTGAGTGA
- a CDS encoding C-GCAxxG-C-C family protein, with amino-acid sequence MKAYKDGLKVLSRGTCGTAFCSLLNEEYGVPNEVAEVAASPFAGGLLNRGYQCGLIGGAVLAAGAESYRRNEDTGTAVAMAITATQHLMQSFTKRTNTISCRDITDMDLSGKLAPLKVLFTGKAFTCMKLAGKWAPEAIKSADEGLSDDTVKFCPGSVSCASEVVKKMGGTDEEMLMVAGYAGGLGLSGKECGALSAAIWYKMVDWLKKNPGKSASSFDAQEQKKMLRAFYVQTDSEVMCSKITGKEFKDIDDHSDYIKNGGCKKIIDALAAL; translated from the coding sequence ATGAAAGCTTATAAAGACGGTCTCAAAGTATTATCCAGAGGAACATGCGGTACGGCATTCTGCTCACTGCTCAATGAAGAGTACGGTGTACCTAATGAAGTTGCAGAGGTAGCCGCATCTCCTTTTGCGGGCGGACTACTGAACAGAGGCTACCAATGCGGCCTGATAGGTGGCGCCGTTCTGGCTGCCGGGGCAGAATCTTATCGTAGAAACGAAGACACGGGCACAGCTGTAGCCATGGCCATTACTGCCACCCAGCACCTGATGCAATCATTTACCAAAAGAACGAACACCATAAGCTGCCGCGATATCACCGATATGGACCTCTCAGGCAAACTGGCCCCGTTGAAGGTACTGTTTACCGGTAAAGCCTTCACCTGTATGAAGCTTGCCGGAAAATGGGCACCCGAAGCCATCAAGTCAGCCGATGAAGGGTTGTCTGACGACACGGTCAAGTTCTGCCCGGGATCAGTAAGCTGCGCCTCTGAAGTAGTGAAAAAAATGGGGGGAACAGATGAAGAAATGCTCATGGTGGCCGGGTACGCCGGAGGTCTTGGGCTTAGTGGAAAGGAATGTGGAGCACTCAGTGCCGCCATTTGGTACAAAATGGTTGACTGGCTCAAGAAAAACCCCGGTAAATCTGCCTCGTCATTTGATGCCCAGGAGCAGAAGAAGATGTTGAGAGCATTTTACGTGCAGACTGACTCCGAAGTAATGTGCAGCAAGATCACCGGCAAAGAGTTCAAAGATATAGATGATCACTCCGATTACATCAAAAACGGAGGTTGTAAGAAGATCATCGATGCGCTTGCCGCACTATAA
- a CDS encoding class I SAM-dependent methyltransferase: MKNQPHTSQETTDKSEKFWDKSAGGYDKEEMKDKAVRLKILDRTRRHLKKQDKVLDFGCATGILANEIAGDVQTVHGMDISSEMIRLARNNADELDIQNIQYTHTTIFDPQYKPGTYDVILGVYLLHLLEDMPKALRRVHELLKPGGLFISVTPCMGKRSFAGIALSLVSKLGLIPNLKTYSVDELVDAITRRGFRITESECLQKTGRQYFIVAKKD, encoded by the coding sequence ATGAAAAACCAACCCCATACCTCGCAAGAGACGACAGACAAATCCGAAAAATTCTGGGACAAGAGTGCCGGAGGGTACGATAAGGAAGAAATGAAGGATAAAGCAGTACGCTTGAAAATCCTTGACCGGACCAGGAGGCACCTCAAAAAACAGGACAAAGTCCTGGACTTCGGGTGTGCCACCGGAATACTTGCCAACGAGATTGCCGGAGATGTACAAACCGTCCATGGCATGGATATTTCATCGGAAATGATCCGGCTGGCCCGAAACAACGCCGATGAGCTGGATATTCAAAACATTCAGTACACACACACAACTATATTTGACCCACAATACAAACCGGGGACTTATGATGTGATCTTAGGCGTTTACCTGCTTCACCTGCTGGAAGATATGCCCAAGGCATTGAGAAGGGTTCACGAATTGCTGAAACCGGGAGGGTTGTTCATTTCCGTGACACCCTGCATGGGCAAAAGGTCATTTGCAGGTATTGCCCTTTCCCTGGTCAGCAAGCTCGGACTGATACCCAACCTGAAAACCTACAGCGTCGATGAATTGGTGGACGCAATCACCCGCAGAGGTTTCAGGATAACAGAAAGTGAGTGCCTGCAAAAAACCGGGAGACAATATTTCATTGTTGCAAAGAAAGATTAA
- a CDS encoding cysteine desulfurase family protein codes for MIKQLLGKRNVYFDHNATTHIAPPVRSVMNRVLKTYWGNPSSGYAKGKMSAQIIDKAREQVASAIGAHSHEVYFASCATESNNAILKTVSNHFYPDKNKIISTPIEHPSVMNTLEYLKAKGIDVQYCPIDSSGRVILDELDAMIDDKTSLVCCMLANNEIGTIQDVKKIAAMARAKGALVFSDCVQALGKIPINVKDLDVDYATFSAHKLYGPKGIGAWYARISCPLEPYIHGGHQEEGMRAGTESIHNIAGFGEACKHVNKLVTFSMQNESLKRTFLNELKAIKSDIIINSPVDNCLTNTINLTFPGIGSGELMKMLDFHGIAVSAGSACSTSSNKPSHVLKAIGLSDEAAQESIRISFGTATKPKHIKYTLKVLKQYIEDDKL; via the coding sequence ATGATAAAACAGCTATTGGGTAAACGTAACGTTTATTTCGATCATAACGCAACAACCCACATTGCACCTCCCGTGAGGAGTGTGATGAACCGGGTGTTGAAAACTTATTGGGGCAACCCTTCATCGGGCTATGCCAAAGGTAAAATGTCAGCACAGATCATTGACAAAGCGCGTGAGCAGGTGGCTTCTGCCATCGGGGCGCATTCACATGAGGTGTATTTTGCCAGTTGTGCCACCGAATCCAATAATGCCATATTGAAAACGGTCAGCAACCATTTCTACCCTGATAAAAACAAGATCATTTCTACGCCCATAGAGCATCCGTCGGTGATGAATACCCTGGAATATTTGAAGGCAAAGGGTATTGATGTGCAATATTGCCCGATAGACAGCTCAGGCCGTGTGATCCTTGATGAGCTGGACGCTATGATCGATGATAAGACCTCACTGGTATGCTGCATGCTGGCCAATAATGAGATAGGTACGATCCAGGATGTGAAAAAGATAGCCGCAATGGCGCGGGCCAAAGGGGCATTGGTATTTTCTGATTGCGTGCAGGCGCTGGGCAAGATCCCGATCAATGTAAAAGATTTGGATGTAGATTATGCCACATTTTCTGCCCACAAACTTTACGGCCCCAAAGGCATTGGAGCCTGGTATGCCAGAATTAGCTGTCCCTTAGAGCCTTACATACATGGCGGACATCAGGAGGAAGGAATGCGTGCAGGAACTGAGTCGATCCATAACATTGCGGGTTTTGGAGAAGCTTGTAAACATGTGAATAAGCTTGTAACATTTTCAATGCAAAATGAGTCTCTTAAGCGTACATTCCTCAATGAATTGAAAGCAATCAAAAGCGATATCATCATTAACTCTCCGGTGGACAATTGTTTGACCAATACCATCAACCTGACCTTCCCGGGTATAGGTAGCGGAGAGTTAATGAAGATGCTTGATTTTCATGGCATTGCCGTTTCGGCAGGTTCTGCCTGTAGCACGTCTTCTAACAAACCCTCACATGTTTTAAAAGCCATTGGGTTGTCAGACGAAGCAGCACAGGAGTCTATCAGGATAAGCTTTGGTACCGCCACGAAACCGAAACACATTAAATACACATTAAAGGTGCTTAAACAGTATATTGAGGATGATAAGCTTTAA